From a single Vibrio toranzoniae genomic region:
- a CDS encoding heme NO-binding domain-containing protein, which translates to MKGIIFTEFLELVEDKFGLELLEDVLEMSEDEGIYTSVGSYDHKDLVKLIINLSKKTNIDAASLQRVFGQSVFKNLLASIPNKASLKHSNTTFQFIQHVEHYIHVEVKKLYPDAEPPEFSFITMTEAQLIFDYKSARCMSHVCLGLIEGCADYHGESIVIGMTPQNDEQSVVRFNLKVEK; encoded by the coding sequence ATGAAAGGAATCATATTCACCGAATTTTTAGAGCTTGTTGAAGATAAATTTGGATTAGAGTTGTTGGAAGACGTTTTAGAGATGTCAGAAGATGAGGGGATCTACACATCTGTAGGTAGTTACGACCATAAAGATCTTGTGAAGCTCATCATTAACCTAAGTAAAAAAACCAATATAGATGCTGCCAGTTTACAGCGTGTGTTTGGTCAGTCTGTCTTTAAGAACCTGTTAGCTTCTATACCTAATAAAGCCAGCCTTAAGCACAGCAATACCACTTTCCAATTTATCCAACACGTAGAGCATTATATTCATGTAGAAGTGAAGAAACTCTATCCAGATGCTGAACCACCGGAATTTAGTTTTATAACGATGACAGAAGCACAGCTAATATTCGATTATAAGAGTGCGAGGTGTATGTCGCATGTATGTTTAGGACTCATTGAAGGTTGTGCTGATTACCATGGAGAATCCATTGTAATAGGGATGACACCTCAAAATGATGAGCAAAGTGTGGTTAGGTTTAATCTTAAAGTAGAAAAATAA
- a CDS encoding YcjX family protein has product MKHLTQEMSDFISRGTDSHIRVAVTGLSRAGKTAFITSLVNQLLHTSTHKNLPLLSSARDGRIIGAKRIPQHNMMIPRFSYDEAMESLNAQPPEWPVPTRDVSEIRLAIKFKPAKGAKKLLSKNSTLFLDIVDYPGEWLLDLPLLDMDFDTWSQSQFAALKGDRETYSQQWNAMRGDVDLLAEADEKKLVAIVDSYTQYLHTCKSNGLHWVQPGRFVLPGELEGAPVLQFFPCIAPEGKFSKTSNYAVLKARYEEYQQKVVKAFYKNHFATFDRQIVLVDCLQPLNAGYDSFMDMRGALEQLLKSFKYGRSNILRRLFAPKIDKILFAATKADHVTPDQHPNLVSLLQQMVHPAWQQAAFEHIDMSCMSIASIQATSAGYISSGSDNVPALQGVTLDDVPQTMYPGEVPRKLPNKQYWETNQFDFTSFRPMEQHSDEPCQHLRVDKVLEYLIGDKLK; this is encoded by the coding sequence ATGAAACACCTAACTCAAGAAATGAGTGACTTTATAAGCAGAGGAACGGATTCTCACATTAGAGTAGCGGTAACGGGTCTGTCTCGTGCGGGTAAAACAGCTTTTATTACCTCGTTGGTTAACCAGCTTCTTCATACCTCTACTCACAAAAATTTACCGCTTCTTTCATCAGCGAGAGATGGAAGAATTATTGGCGCAAAGCGTATCCCTCAGCACAACATGATGATCCCCCGTTTCTCGTACGATGAAGCGATGGAGTCTTTGAATGCGCAGCCACCAGAATGGCCAGTGCCAACGCGTGATGTCAGTGAGATTCGTTTAGCCATAAAATTTAAGCCAGCCAAGGGCGCGAAAAAGCTACTGAGTAAAAACAGCACGCTCTTCCTAGACATTGTTGATTATCCAGGGGAATGGCTACTTGATTTGCCTTTGCTAGATATGGACTTTGATACTTGGAGCCAATCTCAATTTGCAGCGCTAAAAGGCGATAGAGAAACCTACTCGCAACAGTGGAACGCAATGCGTGGTGACGTTGACTTGTTAGCCGAAGCAGACGAAAAGAAACTGGTCGCGATTGTCGATAGTTACACTCAGTACCTTCATACTTGTAAAAGTAACGGACTGCACTGGGTACAACCGGGTCGATTCGTATTACCGGGCGAGCTTGAAGGCGCGCCTGTACTGCAATTCTTCCCGTGTATCGCACCAGAAGGTAAGTTCTCAAAAACAAGTAACTATGCTGTGCTAAAAGCGCGTTATGAAGAGTATCAACAGAAGGTAGTGAAAGCGTTCTATAAGAATCACTTTGCGACGTTCGATAGACAAATCGTGTTGGTGGACTGTTTGCAGCCACTTAATGCAGGTTACGACTCTTTCATGGATATGCGTGGCGCACTTGAGCAGCTATTGAAAAGCTTTAAGTACGGTCGAAGCAATATCTTAAGACGCTTGTTTGCACCTAAGATCGACAAGATCTTGTTTGCAGCCACCAAAGCCGATCACGTAACACCAGATCAGCATCCGAACTTGGTGTCACTGTTACAACAGATGGTGCACCCAGCGTGGCAACAGGCAGCGTTTGAACATATCGATATGAGCTGCATGAGCATCGCGTCTATTCAAGCGACCAGTGCAGGTTATATCTCTTCAGGGTCAGACAATGTTCCAGCGCTGCAAGGTGTCACCTTAGATGATGTACCTCAAACCATGTATCCGGGTGAGGTGCCACGTAAGCTTCCGAACAAACAGTATTGGGAAACCAACCAATTTGATTTCACGAGCTTTAGGCCAATGGAGCAACATTCCGATGAGCCTTGTCAGCACTTACGAGTCGATAAGGTTTTAGAGTATCTCATTGGCGATAAGTTGAAGTAA
- a CDS encoding aromatic amino acid transport family protein — MNTTTSSVSAVKDSSKFNYKDFTWCLSLFGTAVGAGVLFLPIKAGAGGFWPLVILALIAAPMTWFAHKSLARFVLSAKNPEADITDTVEEHFGKTGANIITFAYFFAIYPIVLIYGVGITNTVDSFLVNQIGMESIPRPLLSGALILAMTAGVVFGKELMLKATSAMVYPLVFILLALSFYLVPEWNTSMMDVEPEWSTMPSIIWLAIPIIVFSFNHSPIISQFSKEQRRVYGENAVKKTDAITGGAAMMLMGFVMFFVFSVVLSLSPEQLATAQAQNISVLSYLANIHESPLISYMGPLVAFAAITSSYFGHFLGAHEGLVGLIKSRSDSSVSKIEKVSLAFIVVTTWIVAVVNPSILGMIETMGAPMIAAILFLMPVFAMQKVPAMAKYKTSAPVQMFTALCGLAAISSVIYGAL; from the coding sequence ATGAACACAACAACTTCTTCGGTAAGTGCCGTTAAAGATTCAAGCAAGTTTAACTATAAAGATTTTACCTGGTGTTTATCACTATTTGGTACAGCAGTTGGTGCTGGTGTACTGTTCCTTCCAATCAAAGCTGGTGCGGGTGGTTTTTGGCCACTAGTTATCCTAGCTCTAATCGCGGCACCAATGACTTGGTTCGCACACAAATCTCTAGCTCGTTTCGTACTGTCAGCTAAAAACCCTGAAGCCGATATTACAGACACAGTTGAAGAACACTTCGGTAAGACTGGCGCAAACATTATCACTTTCGCTTACTTCTTCGCTATCTACCCGATCGTTCTTATCTACGGTGTTGGTATCACAAACACTGTTGATTCTTTTTTAGTAAACCAAATCGGCATGGAATCTATTCCTCGTCCTCTTCTTTCTGGTGCACTTATCCTTGCTATGACAGCAGGTGTTGTATTCGGTAAAGAGCTGATGCTAAAGGCAACTTCAGCAATGGTTTATCCGCTAGTATTCATCCTACTAGCTCTTTCTTTTTACCTAGTTCCTGAATGGAACACTTCTATGATGGACGTTGAACCTGAGTGGTCAACAATGCCTTCTATCATCTGGCTTGCCATTCCAATCATCGTGTTCTCTTTCAACCACAGTCCAATCATTTCACAGTTCTCTAAAGAGCAACGTCGTGTATACGGTGAAAACGCAGTTAAGAAAACTGACGCTATCACCGGCGGCGCAGCAATGATGCTGATGGGCTTTGTAATGTTCTTTGTATTCTCTGTCGTGCTTTCTCTATCTCCAGAGCAACTAGCAACAGCACAAGCACAGAACATCTCTGTACTTTCTTACCTAGCTAACATTCACGAGTCTCCACTTATCTCTTACATGGGTCCTCTAGTAGCGTTCGCAGCGATTACTTCAAGCTACTTCGGTCACTTCTTAGGTGCTCACGAAGGTCTTGTTGGTCTAATCAAGTCTCGCTCTGACTCTTCAGTAAGCAAGATTGAAAAAGTATCTTTAGCGTTCATCGTTGTTACAACTTGGATTGTTGCGGTCGTTAACCCAAGTATCCTAGGTATGATTGAAACAATGGGTGCTCCAATGATTGCAGCTATCCTGTTCCTAATGCCAGTATTCGCGATGCAAAAAGTACCAGCAATGGCTAAGTACAAAACTTCAGCACCTGTACAAATGTTTACAGCTTTATGTGGTCTAGCGGCTATTAGTTCTGTAATCTACGGCGCTCTTTAA
- the pabB gene encoding aminodeoxychorismate synthase component I produces MNNNEFRSIQIKPLEYQSTLAKQLFSHIESLPWAMLLRSASESHVDSRYDILVAHPIATFETIGVKTTVNVNEERKVSESDPFELLDQYQQQLLPATKDHPELPFVGGALGYFSYDLGRRVETLPSLAKRDIEAPDMAVGLYEWAIVVDHKLKTACVVGQNIEAHWNWLSEQKDKSQTEEFRLTTPWQSNMSEQGYADKFDSVQEYLLSGDCYQINLAQRFNAKYQGSEWLAYDKLEQYNSAPFSGFIRLADSAIISVSPERFLELKDNVIETKPIKGTRPRSDDHVIDDANAQGLANADKDQAENLMIVDLLRNDIGRVAKPGTVHVPKLFDIESFPAVHHLVSTIRADLDYQYSATDLLRACFPGGSITGAPKVRAMQIIEELEPHRRSAYCGSIGYISRNGRMDTSITIRTLVAENNTLYAWAGGGVVFDSDCASEYQETLDKLSRILPVLEDS; encoded by the coding sequence ATGAATAACAACGAATTTCGCTCTATCCAAATCAAGCCGCTTGAATATCAATCAACTTTAGCTAAACAGCTGTTTTCTCATATTGAAAGCCTGCCGTGGGCAATGCTATTACGCTCTGCCTCAGAAAGCCACGTTGATAGTCGATACGACATTTTAGTTGCTCACCCCATCGCCACCTTCGAGACTATCGGCGTCAAAACGACCGTTAATGTAAACGAAGAGCGTAAGGTGTCAGAGTCTGATCCTTTCGAACTACTCGACCAATATCAGCAACAGTTATTGCCTGCAACCAAAGACCACCCTGAATTACCATTCGTTGGCGGCGCTTTGGGCTACTTTAGCTATGATTTAGGGCGCAGAGTGGAAACGCTTCCATCTCTTGCAAAGCGTGATATTGAAGCACCCGACATGGCGGTGGGTCTCTATGAATGGGCAATCGTGGTTGATCATAAGCTTAAGACAGCGTGTGTGGTTGGACAGAATATCGAGGCGCACTGGAATTGGTTGTCTGAGCAGAAAGACAAATCTCAAACAGAGGAGTTTCGCCTAACAACGCCGTGGCAATCGAACATGAGCGAACAGGGCTACGCGGACAAATTCGATAGCGTTCAAGAGTACTTGCTGTCTGGCGACTGTTATCAAATTAATTTAGCTCAGCGCTTCAATGCCAAATACCAAGGCAGTGAATGGCTAGCTTACGACAAATTAGAGCAATACAACTCGGCACCCTTTTCCGGTTTCATCCGTTTGGCCGACAGTGCCATTATCAGTGTCTCACCTGAACGTTTCTTAGAACTTAAAGATAACGTGATTGAAACCAAGCCGATTAAAGGCACACGTCCTCGTTCTGATGACCATGTGATTGATGATGCGAACGCACAAGGCTTAGCAAATGCCGACAAAGATCAGGCCGAAAACCTGATGATTGTAGACCTACTTCGTAATGACATAGGCCGAGTAGCAAAACCGGGCACGGTTCATGTTCCTAAACTGTTCGATATTGAAAGCTTCCCAGCAGTGCACCACCTAGTAAGCACAATACGAGCTGATCTAGACTACCAGTACTCAGCGACGGATCTATTGAGAGCTTGTTTCCCCGGCGGTTCGATAACAGGCGCACCTAAAGTTCGCGCGATGCAGATCATTGAAGAGCTAGAGCCTCATCGACGTTCAGCGTATTGCGGCAGTATTGGCTACATCAGCCGAAACGGTAGAATGGATACCAGTATTACCATTCGCACCTTAGTCGCTGAGAACAATACCCTTTACGCTTGGGCTGGCGGTGGTGTGGTGTTTGATAGTGATTGTGCTTCTGAATACCAAGAGACACTCGACAAGTTGAGCCGGATCTTGCCCGTGCTCGAAGATAGCTAA
- a CDS encoding ATP-binding protein translates to MSLASALEKKLKRQIAARKEAERLLEQKSLELFETNQQLELALRQLEKRSKANLRRIEFQEQVDNLLIDFGRAFLRNDLDDVMLSELTTNVTNSYLIEASRLILPPKLIPELQTYDYGDKTVGELTHDIQMPQWKGNILTVPLEVEQVIVGALIVKVHLSVQDYEFIESQLSLVADLICSALAHQLAINRNIKSRQRAEESERATRDFVAMINHELRTPLNGLLGSAELISDTELTSSQRELVNNLSQSGEFLRTIINDLLDYSKINAGMLELIPKKFALKDLRNTIDSIFINRAIEKQLQFNVNVAPNMPTHFNGDLERITQLFVNLIGNAIKFTEEGHVSVDIEWRHNQFFFSVQDSGVGIAESAHKTLFEPFTQADNSSSRNYEGTGLGLAICRKLVAMMHGDIKVSSTVGVGTTFSIAIPLQVIEVLSNSEREAKDVESHVELSLLKVLVVDDIKMNQIIIQQMLRKYEIEPAIASNGVEGLELACNNEYDILFMDCRMPVMDGFEATQTLREKGYNKSIVALTAGTTLEERERCIQCGMDDILSKPYTADDLKDMLQKWGAVPAAVV, encoded by the coding sequence ATGAGTTTGGCATCCGCGCTAGAAAAGAAACTTAAGCGACAGATCGCGGCAAGAAAAGAAGCTGAAAGACTATTGGAGCAAAAAAGTCTTGAACTATTTGAGACCAACCAGCAGCTTGAACTTGCTTTGCGCCAGTTAGAGAAGCGCTCTAAAGCGAATTTGCGTCGTATTGAGTTTCAAGAACAAGTCGATAACCTGTTGATTGATTTTGGACGTGCCTTTCTTCGTAATGATCTGGATGATGTTATGTTGTCTGAACTAACGACTAATGTGACGAACAGTTACCTCATCGAAGCCAGCCGTTTAATACTGCCACCTAAGCTAATCCCAGAACTTCAAACGTACGACTATGGCGACAAAACCGTTGGCGAGCTAACCCATGATATACAGATGCCTCAATGGAAAGGCAATATACTGACGGTGCCCCTTGAAGTCGAGCAGGTGATTGTTGGTGCACTGATCGTTAAAGTTCATTTGTCTGTACAAGACTATGAGTTTATTGAGAGTCAATTATCGTTAGTGGCCGACCTTATATGCAGTGCGTTGGCTCATCAGCTTGCCATTAACCGCAATATTAAATCACGCCAACGAGCGGAAGAATCTGAAAGGGCGACACGCGATTTTGTTGCCATGATTAACCACGAGTTAAGGACTCCATTAAACGGTTTGTTGGGTAGCGCAGAACTGATTAGTGATACCGAATTAACAAGTTCACAGCGTGAATTAGTGAACAATCTGAGCCAATCTGGTGAGTTTCTAAGAACCATCATTAATGACCTACTCGATTACAGTAAAATCAATGCGGGCATGTTGGAACTTATTCCTAAGAAGTTTGCGTTGAAGGATTTGAGAAACACTATCGACAGCATCTTTATAAATAGAGCTATTGAGAAACAACTGCAATTTAATGTCAATGTTGCCCCAAATATGCCTACTCACTTCAATGGGGATTTGGAGCGTATTACGCAATTGTTTGTGAATCTGATTGGTAATGCCATCAAGTTTACTGAAGAAGGTCACGTAAGTGTTGATATAGAATGGCGCCATAATCAGTTTTTCTTTTCGGTACAAGATTCTGGGGTTGGAATCGCAGAGTCTGCTCATAAAACACTTTTCGAACCTTTTACACAAGCTGATAACTCAAGTAGCCGAAACTATGAAGGTACAGGGCTGGGTTTAGCTATTTGTCGCAAGTTAGTCGCGATGATGCATGGTGATATTAAAGTTTCGAGTACCGTGGGCGTAGGAACGACTTTTTCTATCGCAATTCCGCTGCAAGTGATTGAAGTATTGTCTAATAGCGAACGAGAGGCTAAAGATGTCGAGTCACATGTCGAGCTTTCGTTATTAAAAGTGCTGGTGGTTGATGATATTAAGATGAACCAGATCATCATCCAACAAATGCTTCGTAAGTATGAGATAGAGCCGGCGATCGCAAGCAATGGTGTCGAAGGGCTTGAGTTAGCATGTAACAATGAATACGACATTTTATTTATGGACTGCAGAATGCCAGTCATGGATGGCTTTGAAGCAACACAGACCCTAAGAGAGAAAGGATATAACAAGTCGATTGTGGCACTGACTGCGGGCACAACGCTAGAAGAGCGTGAACGCTGTATTCAGTGTGGTATGGATGACATACTCAGTAAACCCTACACTGCGGATGATCTCAAAGATATGCTTCAGAAGTGGGGGGCCGTACCTGCTGCTGTTGTTTAG
- a CDS encoding fumarate hydratase, whose amino-acid sequence MTVIRKQDVISSVADALQYISYYHPLDFVQALEKAYEKEESQAAKDAIAQILINSRMSAEGHRPICQDTGIVTCFVNIGMDVRWETDQTVQQMVDEGVRQAYNNPDNPLRASVLMDPAGKRINTKDNTPAVVHINMVPGNKVEIQIAAKGGGSENKTKMVMLNPSDDIAEWVEKTLPTMGAGWCPPGMLGIGIGGTAEKAAVLAKESLMEHIDIQELIDKGPENAEEELRLDIFNRVNKLGIGAQGLGGLTTVVDVKIKTAPTHAASKPVCLIPNCAATRHVHFTLDGSGPAELTPPKLEEWPDITWEAGANTRRVNLDEVTKEDVQEWKTGETVLLSGKILTGRDAAHKRIQGMLESGEGLPAGVDFKGKFIYYVGPVDAVGDEAVGPAGPTTSTRMDKFTDMMLNETGIMGMIGKAERGPATVESIKEHKAVYLMAVGGAAYLVAKAIKKARVVAFEDLGMEAIYEFEVEDMPVTVAVDSNGVNAHQIGPDTWKVKIAEAEKV is encoded by the coding sequence ATGACGGTTATTCGTAAGCAAGATGTGATCAGCAGTGTCGCTGACGCACTTCAGTACATTTCTTATTATCACCCTTTAGACTTTGTCCAAGCCCTAGAAAAAGCGTACGAGAAAGAAGAGAGCCAAGCAGCAAAAGATGCGATCGCTCAGATTCTTATCAACTCGCGTATGTCTGCGGAAGGTCATCGTCCAATTTGTCAGGATACGGGTATTGTTACTTGTTTCGTGAACATCGGTATGGATGTTAGGTGGGAAACGGATCAAACAGTACAACAGATGGTTGATGAAGGCGTTCGTCAAGCTTACAACAACCCAGATAACCCATTGCGTGCATCTGTCCTAATGGACCCTGCAGGTAAGCGTATTAATACCAAAGACAACACACCAGCGGTTGTTCACATTAATATGGTTCCGGGCAACAAAGTTGAAATTCAAATCGCGGCGAAAGGCGGCGGTTCTGAGAACAAAACCAAGATGGTTATGCTGAACCCTTCTGACGATATTGCAGAATGGGTAGAGAAGACGCTACCAACCATGGGGGCGGGCTGGTGTCCACCGGGTATGCTAGGCATAGGCATCGGCGGTACAGCTGAGAAAGCAGCGGTACTTGCGAAAGAATCCTTGATGGAACACATCGATATCCAAGAGCTTATCGACAAAGGTCCAGAGAACGCTGAAGAAGAGCTTCGTTTAGACATCTTCAACCGCGTAAACAAACTGGGTATTGGTGCGCAAGGCCTTGGCGGCCTAACAACTGTGGTTGATGTGAAAATCAAAACAGCACCAACACACGCAGCATCTAAGCCAGTTTGTCTCATCCCGAACTGTGCAGCAACGCGTCACGTTCACTTCACACTAGACGGCAGCGGCCCTGCAGAGCTAACGCCACCTAAGCTAGAAGAGTGGCCAGACATCACTTGGGAAGCGGGCGCAAACACACGTCGTGTTAACCTTGATGAAGTCACCAAAGAAGACGTACAAGAGTGGAAGACAGGCGAAACGGTTCTTCTATCAGGCAAGATTTTAACCGGTCGTGATGCAGCGCATAAGCGTATCCAAGGCATGCTAGAAAGCGGCGAAGGCCTTCCAGCTGGCGTTGATTTCAAAGGCAAGTTCATCTATTACGTTGGCCCTGTTGATGCAGTTGGCGATGAAGCGGTAGGTCCTGCGGGTCCAACAACGTCAACACGTATGGACAAGTTCACAGACATGATGCTAAACGAAACAGGCATCATGGGCATGATCGGTAAAGCCGAGCGTGGTCCTGCAACGGTTGAGTCAATCAAAGAGCACAAAGCGGTTTACTTGATGGCAGTCGGCGGTGCAGCTTATTTAGTCGCGAAAGCAATTAAAAAAGCACGCGTAGTTGCGTTTGAAGATCTAGGTATGGAAGCGATTTACGAGTTTGAAGTTGAAGACATGCCGGTAACGGTAGCAGTTGATTCTAACGGCGTGAACGCACACCAGATCGGCCCTGACACGTGGAAAGTGAAAATTGCTGAAGCTGAAAAAGTTTAA
- a CDS encoding CoA pyrophosphatase: protein MNRKNFLQHFQLNTAVGYHPESIERVAHISREQLRKAAVVVGLVDREDGLHVIFTKRAAHLKHHPGQVSFPGGKHELSDPSMQFTALRELHEEVGIRSDQVKIVGQLPALSTISKFYVTPIVVLVDPNYKAVIDANEVASIFEVPATYILDQAKLHSHTVNLRKIKHRVFAMPFQEHLIWGVTAQIIQSLQQHVMQ from the coding sequence ATGAATAGAAAGAACTTCCTTCAGCACTTCCAACTGAATACAGCTGTCGGTTACCACCCTGAGTCTATTGAGCGTGTTGCTCACATCAGTCGGGAACAACTTCGCAAAGCGGCAGTTGTGGTCGGTTTAGTTGATCGCGAAGACGGTTTACATGTCATTTTTACTAAAAGAGCCGCTCATTTAAAGCATCACCCAGGACAAGTGAGCTTCCCTGGCGGAAAACACGAACTTTCCGACCCTTCAATGCAGTTTACAGCACTGAGAGAACTTCATGAGGAAGTAGGAATTCGATCGGATCAAGTTAAAATTGTTGGTCAATTACCAGCATTAAGTACCATTAGTAAATTTTATGTTACGCCAATTGTTGTATTAGTCGATCCCAACTACAAAGCGGTTATCGATGCGAACGAAGTCGCCTCTATTTTTGAGGTACCTGCCACCTATATTTTGGACCAAGCCAAGCTTCATAGTCATACCGTTAATTTAAGAAAAATCAAACACCGTGTTTTTGCCATGCCCTTCCAAGAGCACCTAATTTGGGGCGTTACAGCTCAAATCATTCAGTCACTGCAACAGCACGTAATGCAATAG